Part of the Pseudobdellovibrionaceae bacterium genome is shown below.
AACAAATAAAACAGACCGCCTCTGCACAATCATTCCCCCCGATTTTGCAAAGAATTACCAAAAGATTGAATAACTAATGAGCAATTAGGGGGCCAGATGAGGTGAGAATGAAGCGGCGTTCATCCTGGGCTCGGGTGAAGCTGGTAGACGCCTGCCTATCCGGTGATCAATTGTTGTATAGGCAACACTCGAATGAAGTACAAAGAAAGTCAGATCGCCCAACGGGTTGCAGGTTATGAGTTCACGGGGTTTTCAGGTGAAGTGTAATACGCTGAAGAGCAGAGTCATGTTAGGTCCTCCCGAGGCCTCGGGCTTTTAGTGGACCATCAGTCTCAAGACATAAGGCTTCAGGCCTTTAAAGAAAAATTCGACGGCGATCATCATAATAATAAGTCCCATCAGGCGAGAAAAAACCTTTGACCCACTTTCACCCAAAAGGCGCATGATTTTTCGAGATCCCAGGAGCAAAAAATACGTAGCCAGGCTCACCAGAAAAAAAGTAGCAAACAAGATCGTGCGCTGTGAGTAGGTGCTAGCATCGGTGGTCAACACGGTGGTGATGGTGATGGCGCCGGGGCCGTAAATGGTGGGGATGGCGAGTGGAGTGACAGCGGCAATTTTGGCCTCGTCCGTGTCGCTTTCGCCATCGGTGAGGGATTTGGTGCGGGCTATTTTTCCTTGAAGCATGTCAAAACCGGTGAGAAAAAATAATATACCGCCCACAATTCTTAGGCCATCTACAGAAATTTTAAAAAAATCGAAAATAAATTTTCCTGTTAATGAAAATACCACCATGGCGATAAAAGCGGTGACGCAGCCGCGTTTGGCGACCGCCACAGCTTTGTCGCGACTGATGTTTTCCGTCATTCCGAGGTAAAGCGGCATTACGGAAAAGGGGTTCACAATGGTAAAAAGACTTGTGAACGCAAAAAGAAAATAAGAAATCTGCTCTTTCATGGAACTTACAATAACATCTTTTACTATTTTTGAGTAATTTTAGATTGTGAGATTTTTTGCAGAAACTTGTCGGCTGTGGTTTCTGTCAGGCTGAAGCTAAAGCCAGGTATGTAAACCTTAATGTAAGGCTCTCCTCGGGCCGAAGCCGAGAACTCTTCGACGCCGCAGATGTGTTCGGGCTTTACCCAAACTCTGGTTTTTTCTTTGGTGGTGAACTCTATGTAGTCGCTCATATAAAAATCATCACTTATGTACGGTGAATTGCCCAGCATTTAGTTTATCAAAATATTCTTTAGAGGCTGCGCGTAACTTTGGAAACAGCATCCAAACAGCAAATAGGTTTGGAACCACCATCAACCCCAACATGATGTCTGAAAAGGCAAGCACCGGCCCCAGGGTCCAAACAGCACCCACGATGGCCAGCAAACAAAAAAGCCCTTTGTATATAAGAAGCGACTTTGTGCTGCCGGGAAACAGAAAATCTACGGCCCGCTCGCCGTAGTACGACCAGCTAAGTAGTGTGGAGTAGGCAAAAAGCACCACAGCCGTAGTCACAAAGAAAGTGCCAAACCCAGGGATACCCGTATCAAAGGCGGCAGCTGTCAGAGTCACACCTTCAACGCCGTCAGAGTTCAAGTGAGCTCCTGAGATAAGGATCACAAGTGCGGTCATCGAACAAATCACCACGGTGTCGATAAAGGGTTCAAGAAGAGCCACCACACCTTCGCGGATGGGCTCATCAGTGGAGGCGGCACTGTGAGCAATGGGGGCCGATCCCAAACCGGCCTCATTTGAAAAACAAGCTCGGCGTACACCTTGAATCAAGGCACGGATAGCGCCACCGGCCACACCTCCGGCGGCTGCGTTTAAACCAAAGGCCTCTGAGAAAATGCTAGAAAACACCGCTGGGACTTGCCCAATGTTAGAAACAATAACGATCAAAGCCCCGATCACATAAATAGCTCCCATCAGCGGCACTAGTATTCCAGTGACATGGCCGATTCGTTTAATTCCGCCGATGATCACCATACCTGTGAGTAGAGAAAGGGTAATTCCAGTGACCCACTTGATCAAGTTTTCATCATAGGGCAGGCTCCGCACGAGAACACTGGCCACTTGATTGGTTTGAAACATATTGGCCGCACCGAAAGAGGCAACGATGGCGGCAAAAGCAAAAAACACGGCCAGTGGTCGCCACTTTTCACCGAGACCGCGAACGATATAGTGCATGGGACCGCCATGAACCTCGCCCCGCTCGTCCACGTGGCGATACATCACAGCCAAGCTGCATTCCGAATATTTCGTAGCCATACCCACAAGGCCAGTGACCACCATCCAAAACACAGCGCCCGGTCCGCCGGCACTGATTGCCACAGCCACACCGGCAATATTACCCAACCCCACCGTCGCTGAAAGAGCCGTGGTAAGAGCTTGGAAGTGCGAAATCTCGCCCGGATCATTCGGGTCATCATAGCGACCACGTATCACGTGAATGGCATGAATGAATCCCTTAATTTGCACAAAGCCCAAGAGCAAAGTGAGAGCCAGGCCAGTGCCCACAAGCACCACCACCATGGGCAGGCTCCAGATCGCACCGACAATTACATTTAATACATTTTCAATAGAATTTAATATCCCCATGGGATCAAAATGTATTGGCCTCTGCCTATGGGGTCAACCATGAAGGTCGTGTAACATAAGGTTTGGGATTAGTTGGCAGCCATGCGTTGACGAATTTCTTGCCATTCTTGCTCAAGAAATAAGCCAGTGTTCGAGCCCTTTCGTCGATAGCTTGCGATCAGTTGTCTAGCATCTCGAAGTCGGTTGCTGCGCAGGAGCATTTTTACGTAATGTTGGGCCACAGTGGTTTGCACGGTGTCGGGTTTGGCCTCTAGCACCACCAGGTAATATTGACGAGCTAAATCAATATGACCATTTCGATCTAGAGTTTTTGCATATTCATATTGAGCTTCTAGTTCCGTGCCGCCTTCTTTGAAGTATTGTCCTAATGTTTGCATGGCTTCATAGTCTTTTCGTTGTTTGGCCTGCAAAATTCCAAGTTCAGCCAATGTTTCTTTGTCGGCGCCGTGCTCGTAGGCACTCAATAGGGCCGTTTCGGCCAAGTCATAAAACTTTCGATCCAAGCAAATTTGCGCATAGTGAGTCATATCATACTGCGTGGCCAGGCCCAGGGTCTGTTTGGCCTTGATAGAAACCACGGAGAGAGAGTGTTGTCCCCAGGTCGAAATAAAAATCAATGAGCCCGCAAAAATAAGGGCAAACATAAAAAGACTGATGGCCGTGCGCTTTTGGTAGTTTTCTAAAATCTTGTTGGGCTTTTTGCTGGATGACCACCCGCAATCACAAATCATCGTGCTCCCAAACATATGTGTAGGCTTAATCGGATCAAAACATCTTGGACAACGCAATTGATTGGATCGCATAGACACCCCTCTTCGTCTCATAAGCAGTGTACATGGCACATTCTGTGCCACCGTCATTGGCCCCTAGAATCCCTGATACGGGTTAAAATCGTGCAACGGTTAACCTTCTGATCAATGGATTGACAATTGCTTTGTTGGCAAGGCAAATGGCTATCTATGGAAAAATCAGTGTTGTTTTCAGAAGAAAAAATCGGTGAGCGGGGTTTGGGGGTTGTGCAGCTCAACCGACCCCGGGCCTTAAACGCCTTGAACTTAGAGATGTTTGAACAGTTGGCTGAGCGGTTGCTGCGCTGGCGCGAGGATCAGAGCATTGCCTGTGTGGTTCTATTAAGTGGTCATGAAAAGGCTTTTTGTGCCGGCGGCGATGTCAAAGGTCTTGTGGAAGGTCTTCGAAAAGGTCCTGAGGGTTTAGATTTAGCCAAAAGGTTTTTTGTTTTTGAGTATTTTGTAGATTATTTGATTCACGCCTATCCAAAACCCGTGTTGGCTTGGACTCAAGGTCTCACCATGGGAGGCGGGATTGGTATCAGCAATGGAGCCAGTCATCGCGTGGTGGTGGAGACCTCAGTGTTTTCCATGCCGGAAGTGAATATAGGGCTGTTTCCCGATGTGGGTGCCAGTTTCTTTTTGCGAGACATGCCTCATGATGTGGGTTTGTTTCTGGGTTTGACGGGATATCGATTGGGTCCCGAAGATGCCATGGCCTTAGGGTTATCCGACTATTATTTAAAAGACGAGTGGAAGCGAAAAGTTTTGGCCGATATCACAAGGCTGCCATGGGTTGGGGAGAGGGGTCATGATGTGAGTCTTCTTGATGACTACTTAAATGGTGTGCAACGCCAACGACCAGCGCCCAGTTCTTCTTTCGTGAAAGAGTTGCCAGCGGTCATGGACCTTGTGGATTACAAACATGTGTTGGAATTTGACAAGGCTTTTTCTGAACTGAAAAAAAGTGAGCGACTCACTGCCGCTTATGAGAATTACACTCGCGGTTGCCCCCTATCAAAAGCCATTACCTTTCGCCAATTAAAAACCGAGCCTTTTCCGACATTGCGTGAGGCGTTTTTAAAAGAATGGCATATGGCCATTACAAGTTGTGAAAACTCCAATTTTGTCGAAGGCGTGAGAGCCCTACTTATAGACAAGGACAATCAACCAAATTGGATGCCTGCGGATTTGAATGAAGTCACTGAAGATCAGGTCGATCCCTATTTCAACGGGGCGAAAAACTCGGCCTCAGAGTTAGATGCTATGATGAAACGTCACGGGATTTAGGTCGGTTTTACTGACTCAAGTGTGTTTGAAGTCGTGAAAAGGAATAAAAGTCCAAAGGCAATAGTTGTTAAGGTGGCCATAGGTAAGGCTAGCTCCAGGTACGACATGCTTTAAAAGACGTGTGGTTTAGGATCGCAACGCCGTCGATAATTCAGCCAGCGGCAAGGTGACTTGTGTGCCCGATTCTAGATTTTTGATTTCCACTTGAGATTTGGCTAAATCCTCATCCGAAAAAATCACGGCCTTTTTTGCCTGCAAACGATCGGCTTTTTTTAGTCGCTTACTCATATTGCCACTGAGTACACACTCCACAATAAATTGATTCTCACGAAGGGTTTGCGCCAGTTTCAGACTTTCTTTTTCAGCCTGTTCTCCCAGCGGTATCAAGGCGATCAGCGGCTCAGCGTTGAGAGTGGGTTCATAGATAAGAGCCAGTCGCTCGATTCCAGAGGCCCAGCCTACGCCTGTGGTTGTTGGGCCACCCATTTGCTCCACTAGACCATCATAGCGACCGCCAGCAAGAACAGTGTCTTGGGCGCCTAAATTTTTTGCCTTAAACTCAAACACACAATGGCAATAATAATCCAATCCGCGCACCAGGCGTGGGTTTTTATTGTAGGGTATTTTTAGCAGATCAAGGCCTGCACACACTTCATCAAACATTTCTTTGGATTCTGCATTCAAAGAGTCATGGAGCCGCGGGGCTTTGCCTATGATGTCTTGGTCTTTTTCATCTTTGGAGTCCAAAATGCGCAGTGGATTGGTGCTGAGTCGTCGTTGACTGTCTTCGCTCAACTGAGTTTCATGTTGCTGGAGATAGTTCACAAGTTTTTCTCGATATTGCAGGCGGCTTTGGGTGTCGCCGATGGAGTTGATATCCAATGAGATTTGATCTTGTAAGCCCAATTCTTTTAAAAACAAAGCCGCCATGGCGATGACTTCGATGTCATCTCGCGGTTTATCTGCACCTAAGTGCTCCACGCCCACTTGATGAAATTGGCGAAGGCGCCCTTTTTGCGGTCGCTCATAGCGAAACATGGGACCATTGTAAAAAGCCTTAAATGGTAGCTGGCGAGTTAAACCATTTGAAATAAAAGCCCGCACAATAGGGGCCGTTCCCTCAGGGCGTAGAGTGATTTCTTCATTGCCCCGATCTACAAAAGTGTACATTTCTTTATGTACAATATCCGAGGTGTCGCCGAGTGTGCGTTTGAAAACTTGCGTGAACTCGAAAATCGGTGTGGTGATGCCTTGAAAGCCAAATCGCCGAGCGACCTCTTCAGCGATGCTTGTGATGTTTTGATGCTTTTTGTAGTCTTCGCCCCATAAATCATGGGTCCCGCGCGCGGGTTGTAGTTTGCTCATTAAAGATAACCTACGATAGGGTGCGAAGTGGCGCAAGCATTTGATGTTTCCGGGGTTGATCTTTACATGTACATCGGTGACCATAGTAAATTATGTCCAGTATTGTCTTTGATATCAGTCCAAAAATCAGCGCAAGAACAGCCGTTTTTCCAGGGGACCAGCCCTTCACCCAAGCGTCCTCCTTGAGTTTTGCCTCGGGGGATCACTTAGAGTTATCGTCGATCAAAACCACTTTGCATATTGGGGCCCATGCCGACGCCCCCAGTCACTACATGGCTGGCGGTGCGCCCATTGATCGAAGAAGCCTTGACTATTACATGGGTCCTTGTCAGGTGGTGCAATGGGCAGAGCCTGTAGTTGGTAGAATCACTCTGAAACACTGGGGAGATCGTTCGGTGTTGGCGCCCCGAGTGTTATTTGCAACAAGATCTTTTTTAAACCCGGATCAATGGAGCAATGAGTTTGCATCACTCTCACCAGAGTTGATCAACTACCTGGCCGAACGCGAAGTGATCACAGTAGGTATAGATACGCCTTCGATTGATCCAGCTGAGGCAAAAGATCTGATCAGTCATCAAGCGGTGGCGGCAAATGACATGGCCATTTTAGAAGGACTCATTCTAAAGAGTGTGCCAGAGGGTGTTTATGATTTGATCGCCTTACCACTAAAAATTGAAGGGGCCGATGCTTCTCCCGTTCGCGCTATTCTTGTGGCAGATGGGAATTATAGTAAAACCCCAGTTGCGCCTTAACATCTTTTGGTAGTTCAGGCAGTTTTGATTTCGGTATAAAAAAAGTGGTCAACTGAAAAAAATCGCTGAAAACTTTGTGGCGTTCTGCTGTGGCCTGGAGATAATCGCTGCCTGAAGATCCGCCGGTCCCAATTTTAGCGCCCAACATGCGGCGAGCCATGAGCGCGTGCCGGTATCTCCAACTGGTCATGTTCTCGTCAATATCTTGAAGAGCGGTGATTAATGAAAATGGAATCTGAAAAATGGGTTGGTGGCGATAGAGCTGAATAAGTAGGGCGGCTCTTGTCGCTTTATGCGAAAGCCTCCAAGTGCCTTGCTGCCTCTGCTGTTCATAGAGTTTTTCATCGAAAAGGGCTGCGAATTTGCCCTCTGATTGTTCTATAGAGGCTACACCGCGCTTTTTATCTTCGTCTGATAAAAAGGGGTTTTGCTTCAAAGCGTCCCGCTCTTGCTGAAACATAGATCCGACGGCTTCTCGATAACGGCCCCAAAAATCAAACTGACCAATTTCTAAAAAGGGAGTGCGCTCAAGCCAGCGTTCGATGCAGTCAAAGAGTGAACTTTGCTCTTCAAGTTCTGAAATGCCTTGCTGTTGGTCAGGACGTAGGTGTTCTGTGTAGCGGGTGTTATTGTAAGAGAGGCGTTGGTTAGGCATTAAACCCAATTTATTTTCAAGAACCCGAAACTGTGCGCTTTGAAAACCACTGGCCGGATATAACAAATCACGAAAATCAAGAAAATCTAGGGGCGTCATTGTTTCTATAATAGACACCTGTTCAAACAGCAGCCTCTGAATCTCGATCACTCGATGTAGGCGGGAGACTGCCGTGCCCATATCTTGTTCATCCACGGTGGGTTGATTGAAACAACTTAAAATGGAGTCCACTTCGTGCAGAATCTGTTTAAACCAGAGTTCATAGGCTTGATGAACGACAATAAAAAGCATCTCATCATGGGCCGGTCGACCATCTTCAGCACTTCGAGGCGTTTGACTTGAAAGTATTTGATCGAGCTTCAAGTAGTCATGGTAGTTGATGGGTTTATAGCTCATAGTTTTTTCACCTCGTTTATGGTTTGAATAAAGCTTTCAATGTCATCAAGGGTCGTATCAAAGCTGATCATAAGTCGCGCGATCCAGGTTTTCTCATCCCAAATATAAAAAAAATGTCTATCCCGCAAAGGTTTCGTCCATGCCTGTGGGAATTTCATAAAAACTGAGTTGGCTTGTACGGGATGGACCACTTCGACGCCATCTATATCCTTTAGGCGTGTGGCCAACTCAAGGGCCTTGCTGTGACCCTCACGCGCGATCTGTTTCCAGAGTTCTTCAGGGCCCAGCAGTTGCAAGAATTGGGCGGCCAGAAATCGCATTTTTGAAGGGAGCTGCATTTGCTGTTTTCGAACGTATTTGAAATCTTTTTTGGCCTGGTCGTTAAATAAAATCACCATTTCCCCAAAAAGCAGACCATTTTTGGTGCCGCCAAAAGACAGGGCGTCTACGCCCACATCAGCGGTGAGTTCTTTAAATGTGGCATTTAATGCTTCCGCCGCATAGATAAAGCGGGCTCCATCCACATGAAAAAATAAACCATGTTGTTTGGCACACTGACTAAGAGCTAGCATTTCTTCTTTAGAGTAAAGGGTTCCCAACTCTGTAGGTTGAGTGATGGAGATGGCTTTAACTTGCGAGAAGTGTTGGTCGCCCTTTCGAATCAACGTTTCTTCAACTTGGGCGGGTGTCAGTTTTCCGTGTTCGGTGGGGACAGCAATCAGTTTGCATCCAATATTCGCCTCAGGAGCACCACACTCGTCCACGTTTAAATGGGAGTCCGTGGTGCACACTATACTGTGGTGACTGCTGACCAATGACTTTATCGCTAAAACGTTGGCGGCTGTGCCATTGAAAACCATGTGAGCTTCAGCCGTGGAGCCAAACAGTTTTTCCACAAGCTTATAGAGCTCATGACTCAGTGGATCTGTTCCATAGCTGGGAGAGTGGCCTGAGTTGATGTGAACAAGGGATTCCATAATGGCTGGATGCACACCCGCATGGTTGTCGCTGCCAAATCCCTTGGTGGCATTAGGTTCACTCATGTTTGCCTTCAATGGATCTCAAATAAACATGCATGATTTGAGCGGCCAGTTTCGCTGTCTGTCCATCGAAGTCCAAAGGCGGAGAGACCTCATAAATACCTAATAGGGGTACATGCAACCGGGAGACCAGCAAATGAAATAGTGGCATAAAGTCATTAACGCCAAAGCCTGTGGGCCAGGACTGACTGCAGCCCATGGCGGCCGTGGAGGTGAAACCATCAATATCCACACTGATAAAAGTAGGTCGGCCTTGCCAAAGTTTTTCGCCTAAGGCCCGCGTGACGTAAACATTGAATGACTCACCCGAAAGTAAAATGTCTTCTTGTGAAATAATCTGTCCGCCACGATCGAGTACCCATTGCCAGTGAGTTTTACTGTTGCAGTGGGGTTGAACGCCGATTTCAACAAAGTCAAAATTGCTAAAATGAGACAGTAGGCGGTAAAAGGGAGTGCCGCTAGAGAGCTTTTCTTCACTGGGCCTTACATCTAAGTGTGCATCAAAATTAATAACCAGGGGTTTTTGTCCCAAATCTTTGCACCAATTCAAAAAGGCAGCGCCATCTGGATAACCATAATCATGACCGCCCCCCAGGCCCACATAGTGATGAGACGAACGCAAGGCCGAAAGAGCCGTTTCTTCAGCCACCTTGTGTCGGTCAGAAAGCGAAAATTCTGAAACGTTGAGATTTCCAATATCATAAAGACCAAGATGAGGATCGCGATGAGGTGATGGGGTCATGCGATAAAAAAAGTTTCGAATTGAGTCGGGCCCTTTGCGGGCACCGAGCCGCCCACCATTAATCTGAATGCCTTCATCGTCCGGGTAGCCAGAAATAACCAGACCCGGTTTGTTGGCACTAAGCGCTGCCACTTTAGTAGAGCGAACCAAGTCGCCCAGTCGAGGATCCAATTTATCGTTTCGGCTAAAAAACAAAGTGGGATTAGATGGTGTAAACAAAGTGCGTCGCCTCATTGGATTGTGAGATGGAAACAGTCATCGCCCCATTTGAAGGCGTCCGCGGGAGGTGTGCCACGGGTGGGCACGAGTGGCCGCATGTCGTCTTCGGATTGCGTCACTAACGTGCCGCAACCCGGATACGCCATGCACATCGTGAACCCGTGGCACACCTCCCGCGGACGCCTTCAAATGGGGCGATGACTGTTTCCACATGGTGTATCGGTCGTTAAAGGAAATTTTACTTGAAAAGGCAATTTAAAAACGTGTGTCTTCGTTAGTGAAATGTGGGTTTTGTTGGGTTATGTTGTAAGGGTAGGCGGCGCCTTGACGCGCTTGGTAAATTTTGTCTTTTTGGGAGGATGTTTTGGCTCACATTCAATGTTCGATGGTGATCCCTGGCGAACGCAGCGAGGTGTTTCAGTACGTTACGGCGTTGGAAAACCAACCCTTACTTCTTGAAGACACCATTGAGGCGGAAAATCTCAATGGCGATCGCATACTGGAAAAAGATGCGGAGTACAGTTTTTTGATGTGTCGCATGCATTTTTCGCAGCCGGTGCGACTTTATGTGACAGAATTTATTCCCGGTGATGTGTTGACCTACCGGCAGACCGAGGGTCTGTTTGAAAAGTGGGTTCACACGATGAAGTTCACAACTCATGGCCCAGGTGAAACTTTGGTCACTGATTTGGTCGAATACGCGGTGCCCATGGGAATATTAGGGAATTTAGCTGATGATTTGTTTATTCGTAAAGATATGGGACGGGTGCTAAAGGCTCGACTCGCTCATGCAGCAGAGTATTTTGAGCGACGCCGGGATGCGAGAGAAATGCAACAAAACTTGGGCAGTGCGGAGAGCGGTTGATTTTACCTGCCGCCATTGATAGCGTGGGACAAATTATTTCTGAAGGAGAACCGTCATGGCTTTTGAACTACCTGCACTTCCATTTGAAAAAAACGCACTAGAACCCCATATTTCTCAAGAAACCATCGAGTATCACTACGGCAAACATCATAATGCCTACGTCACTAAACTAAATAGTCTGATCGAAGGAACAGAATTTGCCAACGCTTCACTAGAGGACATCATTAAAAAATCCAGTGGCGGCATCTTTAATAACGCCGCTCAGGTGTGGAACCACACGTTCTACTGGCATTGTTTAAGCCCCAAAGGGGGAGGTCAGCCCACAGGTGATTTGGCCGCGGCTATCGATAAGACGTGGGGATCTTTTGATAAATTTAAAGAAGAGTTCACAAATACAGCAGCTACACTTTTTGGCTCAGGCTGGGCCTGGCTTGTTAAAAAGCCTAACGGCACTCTCGCGCTTGAGCAAACCAGTAACGCCGGGTGTCCGTTGACCACTGATAGCAAGCCACTAATGACATGTGATGTGTGGGAACATGCCTACTACGTGGACTATCGGAATGCGCGCCCCCAGTATCTTGAGGCTTTCTGGAAACTCGTGAACTGGGATTTTGTGGCAAAGAATTTTAAGTGATCTAGGTAGAGAGACCAGAGCTTGAAATACGGATAGGTTCCGGCCACAAAAAATAGATAAAATCGAAGAGTCCACCCAGGCCAGGGCTTGAGGTGAGGGGGGACAAGTGCATCCACGCTGCCCTCCCGATGTGCATGGCGTATCCGGGTTGCGGCACGTTAGTGACGCAATCCGAAGACGACATGCGGCCACTCGGGCCGGCAGCGTGGATGCACTTGTCCCCCCTCACCTCAAGCCCTGGCCTGGGTGGCCGGTCTGTCACTGAATCGAATGTGTCATTATCTCTGGTTTTTTCTACACGACATTTCTAAATTTAAGTTCTGCTTGTAGGGCTTTTAGCTGGTCCAAGGGGAGACTTCCGACGCCATCGATGAGAATCTTGGTCAAGGCCTCTTTGTGGTCAATATGTTCCCAGGATGTCATTCTGTCGTAAAAGTTGGCCACAGCGGCGGCTGTCACTAAAGGGTCGAGTTGGTTGCCTGTGGTCTTTTTGGGGAAACCACTTCCGTCCACGCGTTCTTCATGTTGCAGCACAACGCTCAATGTAATTTGGTCCACGTGGGCAAGGTCTTTTAAAATGCGAGCTCCTTCGGTCGGGTGCTTTAAATAACTGGATCGCTCTTGTGGGTTGAGTTGGTTCACCGGGCGATCCACCTGCAAATTGGACCTGTGGTGAGCGATGTCGTGAATTGTGCAGCCGACCAAGAAGGCATCAATGAGAGGGGCTTTTGCTTTTGTCAGTCCTGTTTTGTGGGCAATACCGAGAGCGAGGGCGGCCACGTTGATACCATGCTGGGCATAATTGCAATAGGCGTTGGGAATAGACAGCAAGCAGGCCACGGATTCTTGCTCGGTCATTAAGAAATCCGCAAATTGCCGTACCGAATCTTTGAGGGCCACGTAAAACCCGGGGTTGCCGGGTTCGTCGAGCACTTCTTCCACTGTGGCTTGCAGAGCTCCTTGAATGATTTCTGTTCGAATTTGAATGGGTTTGTCGAGGTTTGATTCATACGCTTGTGTGACGTTTCTTGATAGGTAGTCGCGGTAGGATTGTTTGTCAGTGTTCGGAATGTACATGCGATCGAGTTTTTTCTTTTGCAGGCGGGCTAGACGCTCTCCCTCAAAGCTGTCGCCTTTTCGGCAGTACAAAATAAATTTTCCTGCAACTCGCACGTAAGCATCAAACGGAATGGGAAGGTCCCCGCGTAACGTGCTCACTCGAATGGACATGTAATCACTTGGGTTCATCGCATCGTCCTTAGTAAATTGTGTCTTTTTTTGGCGATAATCGCAATGATTAAAGGACTAGGTCTGATTTTATTGGTGGGTATTTGCGGGTCAAAGCTGGTCTAGGGTCCATTGGGCCAGGTCGCCGAGACGAGGGTGATCAACAAGAGCGACAACATCGGCTCTTAACGCCGCAAGCTTGTGGTTTGCTGTAATGATTAGCGCATTTCTTTTTAGCCCCACGCCGCCGGCTCGCAAGAGGGGGCTGCCGTGTAGTTTTTTTTGTATTTGTTTGTTTGAAGTGCTGAGGATCCAGTGGAGTTCATCGATAAGATCGATATCATTGGCCAAAAGCTTTGGCACCATGGCCTGCATTTCTGATTTGCCAAAGG
Proteins encoded:
- a CDS encoding HD domain-containing protein yields the protein MNPSDYMSIRVSTLRGDLPIPFDAYVRVAGKFILYCRKGDSFEGERLARLQKKKLDRMYIPNTDKQSYRDYLSRNVTQAYESNLDKPIQIRTEIIQGALQATVEEVLDEPGNPGFYVALKDSVRQFADFLMTEQESVACLLSIPNAYCNYAQHGINVAALALGIAHKTGLTKAKAPLIDAFLVGCTIHDIAHHRSNLQVDRPVNQLNPQERSSYLKHPTEGARILKDLAHVDQITLSVVLQHEERVDGSGFPKKTTGNQLDPLVTAAAVANFYDRMTSWEHIDHKEALTKILIDGVGSLPLDQLKALQAELKFRNVV
- a CDS encoding superoxide dismutase [Fe] (SodB; iron binding; present under aerobic and anaerobic conditions; destroys free radicals), coding for MAFELPALPFEKNALEPHISQETIEYHYGKHHNAYVTKLNSLIEGTEFANASLEDIIKKSSGGIFNNAAQVWNHTFYWHCLSPKGGGQPTGDLAAAIDKTWGSFDKFKEEFTNTAATLFGSGWAWLVKKPNGTLALEQTSNAGCPLTTDSKPLMTCDVWEHAYYVDYRNARPQYLEAFWKLVNWDFVAKNFK
- a CDS encoding formimidoylglutamase, with the protein product MFTPSNPTLFFSRNDKLDPRLGDLVRSTKVAALSANKPGLVISGYPDDEGIQINGGRLGARKGPDSIRNFFYRMTPSPHRDPHLGLYDIGNLNVSEFSLSDRHKVAEETALSALRSSHHYVGLGGGHDYGYPDGAAFLNWCKDLGQKPLVINFDAHLDVRPSEEKLSSGTPFYRLLSHFSNFDFVEIGVQPHCNSKTHWQWVLDRGGQIISQEDILLSGESFNVYVTRALGEKLWQGRPTFISVDIDGFTSTAAMGCSQSWPTGFGVNDFMPLFHLLVSRLHVPLLGIYEVSPPLDFDGQTAKLAAQIMHVYLRSIEGKHE